In Metopolophium dirhodum isolate CAU chromosome 5, ASM1992520v1, whole genome shotgun sequence, the sequence TATTTGATGCCAAGTTTCGCCATTTTATTTGACGTAATGCACCCCCCGATGGTATAATAGGTGGTTCAGAATAacctgaaaatatgaaatatttgattgatggtttgaacattttttttcttgtaaaaatgtttgttgtacCCTTACTTTTCccccaattattttgaatatgtaggtattaatgcaaggctgggcattaacgagttaaaagttaaaattaagttaaaacgttaagtgaattttaattaagttaattaacgcgttactttttttttcaaattaacttttaacttaataagttactttttttcaagattaacaggtaacacgttaatcttgaaaaaaagtatctatattaagttaatttttgtcagaagaataatgcaaatttttgaatgggtttttgctttgatgtatcattttaaatttccccagtaattttcttgagcgtaaagaaaaactatctaataatctatattttgtatctggaattttttatttttgtaaattagcaaattttaaatttaaactaagttaagttacttttttttcaaagttaattcttaacttaacgagttaacgaaaaaaaaatatgagtaacttttaacttaactcaactttattgttttaaaataacttaacttaacaagttaaaaaaaatcgttaacttgcccatcCTTGGGTATTAGGATGCATTTCTGTTCTTTTTAAAGAACAAACATTCACTTTCCTAACAGAACAAGTCCTAAGTCGATGACTCAAGCATAACAGCTCTAAAAATTGTTCACAGacgtaaaaaaaacatcattgtaaaatgaatcGCTTCACTACTAatctaaaataacgattttaattttttttactaacctaACGTTACAAAAGATTGAGgtgaataaaattgtagtttttcaaatttaacgctccccctccaacaccctcctcctgaaaaggatttttttttatacttattattacggACTAAAATCACCTGTTTTCATCAGTCGTACAGCTTCTGTTTCACGATGTGTGGCgctagacatatttttttgaacaatggCTGTTATTACTTTTTCCTTTGCTGTTCCCAACAAACGGCGTTTTTTATTTGGCTCGTGCAACATGTCAAAATTCCCCGTATACGTGCATTGCATTAATAccctgtaaaaaataaaattaaaatgtacaactttgtatgaaataacaaaatttaggaaaaaaatttgcttaaaatttaataaaaatattacttttcatTATCTAATGGTTTTTCAGAAATAATCCCTTTAAAGCATGAGCTGCATACACTACATCGTCCAAATACGGTCACAAAGTTTGTTCCATGTGGATGAACATTTGCTTTGCGGAATGATAAGCAGCATGGAAGTTGTGTATGCACCCAAAAATGTTCAGCCAAAATAGGTGTCCATTGATTTTTGGTTAATGCATAGTACGTTTTAAAACTTTGTGATGGTCGTTTTTTATCATGCAGTCTGTATTGCACATCatcaggttttatttttttccattcttcTGAAGAAAAAGTTACCACAAATTTTCTTCTAGGAAAATCCAGATTACTGCTGGAATTTTCATCCGAACtacctgtataaaaaaaagttaacagttattaatatatgtCAATTGTAACGCAGATAATTTAATGATGTAAGtgcatatagttaaataaaaaaaactttatttagatGATATGTATTGTGCAATAATACCTTATCATtatgaaataatcaaataaaagtgtacttatataagtaatatatttgaataatacgtGTAAAAAGTAATACCGACCATATTCTGTGGAAGAATTAAAGATGGCTTCTGGTGGATCAATCTTGGGACTAGAACAAAATCCGAGCTTTTCTTTTATCTCATGGCGTCCCTTATACACAAAAGTGTGAATAGCACTTTTACTCATaagactatttaaataaatgcttATATCACTCCAAACAGTGTCAGTAGCTACAATAATTTCTGAAaagaatatttgtaaaatgttacgtcaaattatgaattttgtttaaatccTTATATTTTTGCACAACCCTCCAATAATAATAGCCTACTCACGGTacgaagtataatatacaatatatattttgtattattattatttaagaataaattagcATAAATGATAAttctgtatacaataattataatcacaatattcttgttgtttttatttcatattaataataatgtattttatttgattattcttTGGAAAAAactcaatttacaaaatacaaaattaaaataatattagggttgaaaatttgaaacataatattttatcacactAACCATATTggatggtatattaatattggtcaaacagaaatttattttacgagtaggttaaaattaattttctgaaaaaattgtatttgatgtcagtatgaaatataataatatactttaaaagtttcaagtatatAGTTACCATTtaccaacgaataatatttttaaattacaacaaaataactaaaatcggtGTTCTAGGTTTTCATGTACTTacctaatttcgtccaaatttaacttaaaatttgtgtaatcaataactgtgtttatataggtaatattatttgtattttttggttatagaaCGAACTATATGGAAAAaggtaatttgaataaaaaatgttaagagaatacaataaaattatacattacgtCGAACTCAGTGTAAAAAAcggataagtaaaaaaaaatagatcttTAAGCACTTTAAGGATGTgatacctatcggctatcataAATCAATgctaagtaaatttaataaaaagtacacttattttgttttaataatttatttacttggcgagaaattattttgagcagaaatgtccattataatataatattttaaattacattgattttctaatgcattttgtttattttattcacgtTATTTCGTGTGCTGTGTCGTATAAAGTTTACGTCATATAGTTTCTCAccgagtaaataaattattgaaacaaaataagtatattttttattcaatttacttagaatttatttatgatatcacaTCGTTACAGTACTTAAAGATCTGTTTTTTTTACTCTTCCGTTTTTTGCACTGAGTTGTGATATAAccattaatttagaaaattgtcAAGACAACAGTATTTTtgggaaatttattttatcactaagattcttttttttattcaataagtacttttctttattttttattctttcttTGTACACTTTGTTtggcatatttataattaaataataccaatatattatcgtacgaacataatataggtacgaacaTAGGAATAATTATCAACAGTATAACACACTAGGTAATTgtgtaatactatagtattaattacaatttaacaaactacattaaataaaatataaacaatttaagctATAATGTAATTCTATGAagctatatagtttataacgaattgaaataaataatccaTAGCTACGTATAGGTAGTGGCAAGAATCTAAGTTAAAATATACGTGAAGTCGTGAAAGAGCAATAATGAAATGCGTCGCGTACATGAAATTGAGTGGGGGAATCAGTCGGCACGACAATGCGAGATGCGGCCGCCGTGATTCcagatttcattataatttctcattaaaaaGTTTGCACATTTCCTTTAATAACGTAATTTCTAACAGTActattttgatgatttattcAAAAAGATCATCTGCacgatttttctaatttttccaatttattagaaatatattgatttagtaGATAATTAGTTAGGTCCggttaaaaaaaacaccaaaatgtACAATGTTGAAATGGGCAACTCCTGcttcgagataataatatacactgtcgTGCCgccgctttatttttttttacttaaggtTAGCTCGCGCCACGACGATGAAAACTATTTGTTCagcacaaaaaaatttaaaaattcaaatatttgaatattatatacctaattatttatcaatcttttatttcttttagtgaaaattaattacaaaaagtggtatttttggaattttgaataattttaaatttctatattaaatacttaaatttgtttttcatatttcacattttttcaagcatatttttaattttttaacatctatATAACTACCGAGCCCTACATATTAGTGAATACAcacaataaagttataatttactacgtcaattaatttaatttagtattaaattgattattactgtaagtttttataaaaatttaggtCTACTTACTTTTTTCACCATTGACTTCAGTTATTATATACGGTCTTTAAACTTAAGAACTGCTTCCACAATTTGATGAGACGGGATAACTGTTTTTCGACCCGCCATTATTCAGGTAGTAATGAATTAATAgagaaaaattatacataaactaacTATTAGGTGCAAACTAAATAACCAAACTCATAACGGCGTGGAAACAACGTTTATTTCAACAACGGTGAAATcggaataatgaattaaaaaaatcctggatactaaaaatggttaATGATAATACAGTAGCAATATTAGTAgcgcagtttatttttattggccaATAGGCAAtgagcaataacaataatacgatgGGATATCGATGAACTTCTGTTTGGAATTCCCCAGCTCACCCGTCATACCACGGTACAAATCATATTACAATCACACCCAAACAATAACATGATCGTATTAAACCTTAGAGATGATTCAAGTTAAACTattttagacataatatatcctattttaatcaaaacattcaaatattttactacctacgagctaaccaaattaaaaacaagggaTCCAACATGAGC encodes:
- the LOC132945944 gene encoding uncharacterized protein LOC132945944 — its product is MSKSAIHTFVYKGRHEIKEKLGFCSSPKIDPPEAIFNSSTEYGSSDENSSSNLDFPRRKFVVTFSSEEWKKIKPDDVQYRLHDKKRPSQSFKTYYALTKNQWTPILAEHFWVHTQLPCCLSFRKANVHPHGTNFVTVFGRCSVCSSCFKGIISEKPLDNEKVLMQCTYTGNFDMLHEPNKKRRLLGTAKEKVITAIVQKNMSSATHRETEAVRLMKTGDFSP